One Triticum dicoccoides isolate Atlit2015 ecotype Zavitan chromosome 5B, WEW_v2.0, whole genome shotgun sequence genomic window carries:
- the LOC119305643 gene encoding uncharacterized protein LOC119305643: MEFEMVSQHGALLKVGLFVLVQALVYLILAQSSSVFSTTKTLCLPPARSLSARRMVALLSDLPLDGEPSPRVGFVEPSSPVSVPVHAHQKKD, from the coding sequence ATGGAGTTCGAGATGGTGAGCCAGCACGGGGCGCTGCTCAAGGTGGGGCTGTTCGTGCTGGTGCAGGCGCTGGTGTACCTCATCCTCGCCCAGTCCTCCTCCGTCTTCTCCACCACCAAGACCCTCTGCCTCCCCCCGGCGCGCTCCCTCAGCGCCCGCCGCATGGTCGCGCTGCTCTCTGACCTGCCGCTCGACGGCGAGCCCTCGCCCCGCGTCGGCTTCGTGGAGCCGTCGTCACCCGTGTCCGTGCCCGTGCACGCCCACCAGAAGAAGGATTAG